One genomic region from Ptychodera flava strain L36383 chromosome 5, AS_Pfla_20210202, whole genome shotgun sequence encodes:
- the LOC139133916 gene encoding adenosine 5'-monophosphoramidase HINT3-like: MASKGGYFMTDEEKAEWEKKQKEQEKLIDKCVFCNIAFRNDARADVLYKDSSYVVFRDISPAAKEHYLVIPKQHIKNTKSLGYDDIPMIENMIDVAKICLAKHEADVNDVRYGFHLSPMVSVDHLHLHAISPASKIGFFGRLLFRPDSYWFLTVETLLKNLSEKPSKFWNEKEHNGDWYKRQRKDETQKADTQTENRGQNQLATSPSANTQKQGSAV, translated from the exons ATGGCATCCAAAGGGGGCTATTTCATGACAGATGAAGAAAAAGCTGAGTGGGAAAAGAAACAGAAAGAACAGGAGAAACTAATCGACAAATGTGTTTTCTGTAATATTGCGTTCAGGAACGACGCAAGGGCAGATGTTTTGTACAAG GATAGCAGTTATGTAGTATTTCGTGACATCAGTCCGGCTGCCAAAGAACATTATCTTGTCATACCGAAACAACACATCAAGAATACCAAGTCATTGGGTTATGATGATATACCAATGA TTGAGAACATGATTGATGTTGCTAAAATTTGCCTGGCAAAGCATGAAGCTGATGTAAATGATGTAAG GTATGGTTTCCATCTTTCACCGATGGTTAGTGTTGATCATTTACATCTTCATGCAATATCTCCAGCAAGTAAAATTGGTTTCTTTGGAAGACTTCTTTTCAGACCAGATTCTTATTGGTTTCTCACG GTGGAAACCTTGTTGAAGAATTTGAGTGAAAAGCCAAGTAAATTTTGGAATGAGAAAGAACACAACGGTGATTGGTACAAACGACAGCGGAAAGATGAGACACAGAAAGCAGATACACAGACAGAGAACAGAGGACAAAACCAACTTGCGACATCACCATCAGCTAACACCCAGAAACAAGGCTCAGCAGTTTGA